A stretch of the Saccharolobus caldissimus genome encodes the following:
- a CDS encoding mandelate racemase/muconate lactonizing enzyme family protein yields the protein MKPISISIGLYKIPSRHVQENAIARFTAYEWIIVRMKFSNGIEGIGWTYTQGRGGSAIYHLISDYWAKELLSDSDLDPLTLNKRVWSLSYSYGLEGLSRLAYSAIDIALWDALAKAHDIPLYEMLGGPKSPKVKAYRSAIDLNFTIEELVEDIKKFKNQGFKAFKIKIGKPNFEEDIERIKAVKDVIGNYPLMVDVNRGWTFEETIKKGKILYDLGVYWLEEPIEADLLDQYKMLREKLDIPIAAGESLYNGFEQTKLITDKCVDIVQLDVLRSGGVTEWMKYAKLAESLGLPMAPHFAEEISVQVLSAVKNGIFLEHLPGSNLNDSGVLKSSLRFEDGYAIPPDKPGHGIEFDWEKLSKYQVLWTEVK from the coding sequence ATGAAGCCTATAAGTATTAGTATAGGTCTCTATAAAATTCCTTCTAGACATGTTCAAGAAAATGCAATAGCTAGATTTACAGCATACGAATGGATAATAGTTAGGATGAAATTCTCTAATGGGATTGAGGGTATAGGATGGACTTATACTCAAGGTAGAGGTGGAAGTGCTATATATCATTTGATATCTGATTATTGGGCTAAGGAATTGCTAAGTGATAGCGATTTAGATCCTCTAACTCTTAATAAAAGAGTTTGGTCTCTTTCATACTCTTACGGATTAGAGGGCTTAAGTAGATTAGCTTACTCTGCAATTGATATAGCTTTATGGGATGCCTTAGCCAAGGCTCATGATATTCCATTATATGAGATGTTAGGAGGACCTAAATCTCCTAAGGTTAAAGCATATAGGAGTGCAATAGATCTTAATTTCACCATTGAGGAACTTGTAGAGGATATTAAGAAATTTAAGAATCAAGGATTCAAGGCTTTTAAGATAAAGATAGGTAAGCCTAATTTTGAGGAGGATATTGAAAGAATAAAAGCTGTTAAGGATGTTATAGGTAATTATCCTTTAATGGTAGATGTTAATAGAGGTTGGACTTTTGAGGAGACGATTAAGAAAGGTAAGATATTATATGATTTAGGAGTTTACTGGCTTGAAGAGCCAATAGAGGCTGATTTATTAGATCAATATAAAATGCTAAGAGAAAAGTTGGATATTCCAATAGCTGCTGGTGAGAGTTTATATAATGGTTTTGAACAAACTAAGCTAATTACTGATAAGTGTGTAGATATAGTTCAATTGGATGTTTTAAGATCTGGTGGTGTAACAGAATGGATGAAGTATGCTAAGTTAGCAGAATCTTTAGGTTTACCTATGGCTCCACATTTTGCTGAAGAAATATCTGTTCAAGTTCTTTCAGCAGTAAAGAATGGGATATTCCTAGAACATTTGCCAGGTAGTAATCTAAATGATAGTGGGGTTTTAAAATCTTCATTAAGGTTTGAAGACGGATATGCAATTCCTCCAGATAAACCTGGACATGGGATAGAGTTTGATTGGGAGAAACTATCTAAGTATCAGGTATTATGGACTGAGGTCAAATAA
- a CDS encoding sugar phosphate isomerase/epimerase family protein, translating into MKIVFTSLAYPELNLREVVERVKMFGFDGLELRVADDGKHLKPELPISKEAIDVLSSIDVSDIAGYAKFSSPDEKERIRNEKLLENLIKIANILDAMGVRVYGGEPLDELGIKRIANSLNKMAKFAEEYSVKILIETHDSLARKSNLAKLLKEIDKEIGFVYDPANVIFAGDSHEDVYPLISNRIFQVHVKDFIVINGKRVFTEPGKGIVPLERIVKDLKLAGYNYYISVEWERMWHPELESGDVILPKYISYLRKLI; encoded by the coding sequence ATGAAAATAGTGTTCACTAGTCTAGCCTATCCTGAACTCAATTTAAGAGAGGTTGTAGAAAGAGTGAAAATGTTTGGTTTTGATGGATTAGAATTGAGAGTTGCAGATGATGGTAAACACCTAAAGCCGGAACTTCCAATAAGTAAAGAGGCTATCGATGTTTTATCCTCTATCGATGTTTCGGATATAGCAGGTTATGCCAAGTTCTCATCTCCAGACGAAAAGGAAAGGATAAGAAATGAAAAATTATTGGAAAATTTAATAAAAATTGCAAATATTCTAGATGCCATGGGAGTTAGGGTTTATGGTGGTGAGCCATTAGATGAATTGGGAATAAAAAGGATAGCTAACTCTTTAAATAAAATGGCTAAATTTGCTGAAGAATATTCAGTTAAAATTTTAATAGAAACACATGATAGTTTAGCTAGAAAATCGAATTTAGCTAAACTCCTTAAAGAAATTGATAAAGAAATAGGATTTGTTTATGATCCAGCTAATGTAATTTTTGCTGGAGATTCACATGAAGATGTTTATCCGTTAATTTCAAATAGAATATTTCAAGTGCACGTAAAAGACTTTATAGTTATTAACGGTAAGAGAGTTTTCACTGAACCGGGTAAAGGTATAGTCCCATTAGAGAGAATAGTAAAAGACCTAAAGCTAGCCGGTTATAATTATTACATTTCCGTTGAGTGGGAAAGAATGTGGCATCCAGAGCTAGAAAGCGGAGATGTAATTCTTCCAAAATATATCTCATATTTAAGAAAATTAATATAA
- a CDS encoding type II toxin-antitoxin system VapC family toxin: protein MSYVFDSSSIYKAFSFNKLSILGGNYTVILSKFELGNVIWKEVTIFKRITEDEGEKLYQFLLKVLETMNLEDVKYDEVEKIAIKNRISFYDASYVWLARNLSLPLITEDEKLRKKASGFVSVMSLEEIK from the coding sequence ATGAGTTATGTATTTGACTCTTCATCAATTTATAAAGCATTTTCGTTTAATAAATTAAGTATTCTAGGAGGAAACTATACTGTAATTCTATCGAAATTCGAGTTAGGAAATGTTATATGGAAAGAGGTCACAATATTTAAAAGGATTACTGAAGATGAGGGTGAGAAATTATATCAGTTTTTACTTAAAGTCCTTGAAACTATGAATTTAGAAGACGTAAAATATGATGAAGTTGAAAAGATTGCTATTAAGAATAGAATCTCATTCTACGATGCATCTTACGTTTGGCTTGCAAGAAATTTAAGTTTACCATTAATCACTGAAGATGAGAAATTGAGGAAAAAAGCTAGTGGGTTTGTAAGTGTAATGTCTTTGGAAGAAATTAAATGA
- a CDS encoding CopG family transcriptional regulator has product MGKTVVISVRIPEELERELKKYGINEVEVIRRALINEVKKAKAKELEGRINEVADILKKIPFEDVVKGIREDRESR; this is encoded by the coding sequence ATGGGAAAGACCGTAGTAATTTCCGTTCGAATTCCAGAGGAGTTAGAAAGGGAATTAAAAAAGTATGGTATAAATGAAGTTGAAGTGATTAGAAGGGCTTTAATAAATGAAGTTAAGAAGGCTAAAGCGAAAGAATTAGAGGGAAGAATAAATGAAGTTGCAGATATATTAAAGAAAATACCGTTTGAGGATGTAGTAAAGGGCATTAGAGAAGATAGGGAAAGTAGATGA
- a CDS encoding glycosyl hydrolase-related protein, whose translation MIVNVFPTSFLSKKGERAALVIVKSEYNYPLYFEVNGEEYIATPGFSRHLITTNGDLILTFENGEKFEFNIKFGNIKYFNIYVAPTFHTDIGYTDIQYNVEKIYKENFEKIINMAKNNIKFNIEVLWQVPEIDKIKEFNEKGIVGVQAFPLNILTGLCSHEEIIRLFYPVRDLRNKGFNISVAALNDVPSAVWSIPTVLKGCGIDYFILASNPDRGPLHQLGDFASPLYWVGPDGSRTLSWFSGGYKGLIPSFHGYHQGYSAGLLNDLRSAEAGIAHFLHYLETRGYPYEDVLLYGMFIDNARVTDKFAKIIDEFNKKWENPRLILSTTDEFFEKIKKGNYPEIFGDLGTYWEDGAASTARELAISRRAKRLLFFAEEYFTLNYLRGSEYPVNDLNEVWKNIIYFDEHTWGDWASVSDPFSIRQKEEWRIKSSYAISAYNKVSEMVYGNYVSNPYPFHVRGIINYTYYELKPMSSRPLAFKDLERGSKEDVIETDFYLVKTKYGKIESVIDKDIGKEIANGFDNYIMLIGGKGTKLERTILNFYYEGEVTDPVFTVYNEYGSEVKGVWENDDVIVLRLESKSYLSRIEKEIVLPKRLKQIIVRNIVEKAEIYDKEGVYFEFPFNLKNPTIYAEIPGVFIDIAREQVRGACSNWFTINNILLFKGDFDVALYSEDSPLFTIDDVFKGDWKSIITPRTGRVYAYVMNNYWHTNYKASQGGRFEFEYVITSGKISSPSEAYRLLSRPIPNVRDIDGDLIIEPPDVILTAFKKWDLGNGVIIRLLEPDNVEKNVTIKSNSLKGYDVYLANLLEEPKEHLGRFDGEIKIRVNKRGYTTLLFKE comes from the coding sequence ATGATAGTTAATGTTTTCCCAACAAGCTTTTTAAGTAAAAAAGGCGAAAGAGCTGCTTTAGTGATTGTAAAAAGTGAATATAACTATCCTTTATATTTTGAAGTAAATGGTGAGGAATACATAGCGACACCAGGTTTTTCTAGACATTTAATAACCACTAATGGAGACCTTATATTAACATTCGAAAATGGTGAAAAATTTGAATTTAATATAAAATTTGGTAATATCAAATATTTTAATATATATGTTGCCCCAACATTCCATACGGATATAGGCTATACTGATATACAATATAATGTAGAGAAAATTTATAAAGAGAATTTCGAAAAAATTATAAATATGGCTAAAAATAATATAAAATTTAATATCGAGGTCTTATGGCAGGTTCCAGAAATTGATAAAATCAAAGAATTTAATGAAAAAGGTATAGTAGGTGTTCAAGCGTTCCCTTTAAATATCCTTACGGGGTTGTGCTCTCATGAAGAGATAATTAGACTTTTCTATCCAGTAAGAGACCTCAGAAATAAGGGGTTTAATATAAGTGTAGCAGCACTAAATGACGTTCCCTCAGCAGTTTGGTCAATTCCTACAGTTTTAAAGGGTTGTGGCATAGACTACTTTATTCTTGCCAGCAATCCAGACAGAGGGCCTTTACACCAATTAGGAGATTTTGCATCACCATTATATTGGGTTGGACCAGATGGTTCCAGAACTTTAAGCTGGTTCTCTGGAGGTTACAAAGGTTTAATTCCCAGCTTTCACGGTTATCATCAAGGTTATTCAGCAGGTTTACTGAACGATTTAAGATCTGCAGAGGCTGGAATAGCGCACTTCTTACATTATTTAGAGACTAGGGGATATCCCTATGAAGACGTTTTACTTTACGGAATGTTTATCGATAATGCAAGAGTAACTGATAAGTTCGCAAAGATAATTGATGAGTTTAATAAAAAGTGGGAGAACCCCAGATTAATATTATCAACCACTGATGAGTTCTTTGAAAAAATAAAAAAAGGTAATTATCCAGAGATCTTTGGAGATTTAGGTACTTATTGGGAAGATGGTGCTGCTTCTACCGCAAGAGAATTGGCAATTTCTAGAAGGGCTAAGAGGTTATTATTTTTTGCTGAGGAATACTTTACACTAAACTATTTAAGAGGGAGTGAGTATCCTGTAAACGATTTAAACGAGGTTTGGAAAAATATAATTTACTTTGATGAACATACGTGGGGAGATTGGGCATCAGTTTCGGATCCTTTCTCTATTAGACAGAAGGAGGAATGGAGAATAAAATCTTCTTATGCAATTTCAGCATACAATAAGGTTTCTGAGATGGTTTACGGTAATTATGTATCTAATCCTTACCCCTTCCACGTTAGAGGAATCATAAACTACACTTACTATGAACTTAAGCCTATGTCTTCAAGGCCGTTAGCCTTTAAGGACCTGGAAAGAGGAAGTAAAGAAGACGTCATAGAAACCGACTTTTATTTGGTAAAGACTAAGTACGGGAAAATCGAATCGGTTATAGATAAAGATATTGGGAAGGAGATAGCTAACGGTTTTGATAATTACATAATGCTTATAGGCGGTAAGGGTACTAAGCTTGAAAGGACTATTTTAAACTTCTATTATGAAGGTGAGGTTACTGATCCCGTCTTCACGGTTTATAACGAATATGGAAGCGAGGTTAAAGGTGTATGGGAGAACGATGACGTAATAGTGTTGAGGCTTGAGTCTAAGTCTTACTTGTCAAGAATTGAAAAGGAAATCGTTTTGCCAAAGCGACTAAAGCAAATTATTGTAAGGAACATAGTTGAGAAGGCTGAAATATATGATAAGGAAGGTGTTTATTTTGAATTTCCGTTTAACCTTAAGAACCCTACCATTTACGCTGAAATCCCAGGAGTTTTCATTGATATTGCGAGAGAACAAGTAAGGGGAGCTTGTAGCAATTGGTTTACTATTAATAATATTTTATTATTTAAAGGTGATTTTGATGTTGCTTTATATTCTGAGGATTCACCATTATTTACTATAGATGACGTTTTTAAAGGTGATTGGAAGTCTATAATTACTCCTAGAACTGGGAGAGTCTACGCGTATGTTATGAATAATTATTGGCATACGAACTATAAGGCTTCACAAGGTGGTAGGTTTGAGTTCGAATATGTTATTACCTCTGGTAAGATTTCATCACCTTCTGAGGCTTATAGACTGCTTTCCAGACCAATACCTAATGTAAGGGATATTGATGGAGATCTAATTATTGAGCCTCCAGACGTAATACTGACTGCTTTTAAGAAGTGGGATTTAGGAAACGGAGTAATTATTAGACTTTTAGAGCCAGATAATGTAGAGAAGAATGTAACTATTAAATCCAATTCCCTTAAGGGCTATGATGTATATCTTGCTAATCTGCTTGAGGAACCTAAGGAGCACTTAGGAAGATTTGATGGCGAGATTAAGATTAGGGTTAATAAGAGGGGGTACACTACTCTTCTCTTTAAAGAGTAG
- a CDS encoding glycoside hydrolase family 31 protein — translation MRLGGLNIDVKFYLENAVRITYYYHSLNSYKSLVVVGQPNNIEIRKKDENGFIQISSNRLQLVITPEAALIIKDNRGNVLIKEIYRNLIFNEKLQTYNLEQIFELTENENIYGLGQHAGGNGLGQSSVFKIGYRGSTITLSQRNTDIAIPFLVSSKGYGILWDNYSLGSISLKGNEMKIWFEAGNSLDYYFIYGESLDEVIETYRKLTGEAPLLPKWAYGYWQSKERYKSQDELINIVKEFRNRKIPLDVIVLDWRYWGKYGWNAFKFDEEDFPDPKGMIEEIHRLKAKLMISIWPTFGKETDVYKEMEANGCIISGTTCFNPFKEECRELFWKYVKKFLDLGVDGWWLDASEPETGFGLVFFSPIHDADLGIGKGYMYLNAFPLMETKAVYEGQRKSSNNRVVILTRSAFAGQQRYSAISWSGDILGDWATLRAQIPAGLNFSISGIPYWTTDIGGFFSGNPESESYKEIFIRWLQWGVFCPIFRVHGTIFPKEPWRFRKDGENVIVKFIRLRYRLLPYIYSLAWMVYSKGYTIMRPLVMDFKDDYNVYDIDDQYMFGPYILVNPITLPSIKERELYLPKEKWYDFWNGDIIQGGRWIKAKVSIDMIPIYIRSGAILPLADLIESSGDEYSSIELRVYTGNSGKFEIYDDDGMTYDYEKGKYSIIPIEWNEEKQELILGNKKGELNVKKEIRIVWVNRNNGIGIELSKPDQIVTYNGSEIRIKR, via the coding sequence ATGAGACTAGGGGGTTTAAACATTGACGTAAAATTCTATTTAGAGAATGCAGTAAGAATAACATATTATTATCACTCGTTGAATAGTTATAAAAGCTTAGTTGTTGTAGGACAGCCGAATAATATAGAAATTAGAAAGAAAGATGAAAATGGTTTTATACAAATTTCGTCTAATAGATTGCAGCTTGTAATCACTCCAGAAGCAGCGTTGATAATAAAAGATAATAGAGGTAACGTATTAATTAAGGAAATTTATAGAAATTTAATATTTAATGAAAAATTACAAACATATAACTTAGAGCAGATTTTTGAATTAACTGAAAATGAAAATATATATGGATTAGGTCAACACGCTGGAGGAAATGGATTAGGGCAGTCATCTGTTTTTAAAATAGGTTATAGGGGATCTACTATAACCTTATCTCAAAGAAACACTGATATAGCTATACCATTTTTGGTGTCAAGTAAAGGTTATGGAATTCTATGGGATAATTACTCATTAGGAAGTATTAGTCTTAAAGGAAATGAGATGAAGATATGGTTTGAAGCTGGTAATAGTCTAGATTACTACTTTATATATGGGGAAAGTTTAGATGAAGTCATAGAAACATATAGAAAGCTAACAGGAGAAGCTCCATTATTACCTAAATGGGCTTACGGATATTGGCAGTCTAAGGAGAGATATAAGTCACAAGATGAATTAATAAACATAGTTAAGGAATTTAGAAATAGAAAAATACCCTTAGACGTAATAGTATTAGACTGGAGATATTGGGGTAAATACGGTTGGAACGCTTTTAAGTTCGATGAGGAAGATTTCCCAGATCCTAAAGGAATGATAGAGGAAATACATAGACTTAAAGCTAAATTAATGATTTCAATATGGCCTACTTTTGGAAAGGAAACTGATGTATATAAGGAAATGGAAGCCAATGGATGTATAATTAGTGGGACTACTTGTTTTAATCCTTTTAAAGAAGAATGTAGAGAATTATTTTGGAAATATGTAAAGAAATTTTTAGATTTAGGGGTTGATGGTTGGTGGCTAGATGCGTCTGAACCAGAAACTGGATTCGGCTTAGTTTTCTTCTCGCCAATTCACGATGCTGATTTAGGAATAGGTAAGGGTTATATGTATCTAAACGCTTTTCCCTTAATGGAGACTAAGGCAGTGTATGAAGGTCAAAGAAAAAGTAGTAATAATAGAGTAGTAATATTAACTAGATCAGCGTTTGCCGGTCAGCAAAGATATTCTGCAATCAGTTGGTCTGGTGATATATTGGGTGATTGGGCTACATTAAGGGCTCAGATACCTGCAGGGCTTAACTTTAGTATTTCTGGAATACCTTATTGGACAACAGATATTGGTGGATTTTTCAGTGGTAATCCAGAGTCCGAGTCCTATAAGGAAATATTCATAAGATGGCTTCAATGGGGTGTTTTCTGTCCGATCTTTAGAGTTCACGGCACAATATTTCCTAAAGAGCCTTGGAGGTTTAGAAAAGATGGAGAAAATGTAATAGTCAAGTTTATTAGGTTAAGATATAGATTATTACCCTATATTTATTCGTTAGCTTGGATGGTATATAGCAAAGGATATACGATCATGAGACCATTAGTTATGGATTTTAAGGACGATTATAACGTATATGATATAGACGATCAATACATGTTTGGTCCTTATATTTTAGTCAACCCCATTACATTACCTAGTATAAAGGAAAGAGAACTATATTTACCAAAAGAGAAATGGTATGATTTTTGGAATGGGGATATTATTCAAGGTGGAAGATGGATTAAAGCGAAAGTATCTATAGATATGATACCAATCTATATAAGATCTGGAGCAATCTTACCTTTAGCTGATTTAATTGAAAGCAGTGGAGATGAATACAGTAGTATAGAACTTAGAGTATATACTGGGAATAGTGGAAAATTTGAGATATACGACGATGATGGAATGACGTATGATTATGAGAAAGGAAAATATAGTATTATACCAATAGAATGGAACGAGGAAAAACAAGAATTGATATTAGGAAATAAGAAAGGAGAATTAAATGTTAAGAAAGAGATTAGGATAGTGTGGGTTAATAGAAATAATGGCATAGGAATAGAACTATCTAAGCCAGATCAGATTGTAACATATAATGGCAGTGAAATAAGGATAAAAAGATAA
- a CDS encoding aldo/keto reductase, with product MKYVKLGNSGLKVSQICIGTWHLPLLPEKDEYGVYKVDKETALKILKRAYDEGINFIDTANRYHGATQKTPLTHVGFAERVVGEFLSHVDRESVVVSTKVRGQMATWVNGEGLSRKHIMWQVRESLRRLNTSYIDLYFLHWPDYDTPKLETLRTLNNLVRNGLVYYLGISNHPAHDIVEFMELADKHNLEKFTTIQERYNLLDREIEKDKLVVAKKYDLALMAYSPLAEGFLTGKYVDFDKKTWKVETLTRGAIFDDIRNRYFNERNLKVLVGLYGFARERGLSLSQLAIAWLLRRGEELGVNIIPIVGVTRMEYLDDVLGSLNVNLSSDDMRRIDEILNGKI from the coding sequence ATGAAGTATGTTAAGTTGGGGAATTCTGGCTTAAAAGTCTCTCAAATATGCATAGGAACTTGGCATTTGCCATTGCTTCCAGAGAAGGATGAGTATGGTGTTTATAAAGTTGATAAGGAGACGGCATTAAAGATCCTTAAGAGAGCCTACGACGAGGGAATAAACTTCATAGACACTGCAAATAGATATCACGGTGCAACTCAAAAAACCCCTTTAACGCATGTTGGTTTTGCTGAGCGTGTTGTTGGTGAGTTCTTGTCTCATGTTGATAGGGAGTCTGTTGTTGTTTCTACTAAGGTTAGGGGTCAGATGGCTACTTGGGTTAATGGTGAGGGGTTGAGTAGGAAGCATATAATGTGGCAGGTTAGGGAGAGTTTAAGGAGATTAAATACTAGTTACATTGATCTCTATTTTTTACACTGGCCAGACTACGACACACCCAAACTCGAAACATTGAGAACACTAAATAACCTAGTTAGAAACGGCCTAGTTTACTACTTAGGCATCAGCAATCACCCCGCACACGACATTGTAGAATTCATGGAACTAGCAGATAAGCATAACCTAGAGAAATTCACAACAATACAAGAAAGATACAATTTATTAGATAGAGAAATAGAAAAAGACAAGTTAGTAGTAGCTAAGAAGTACGATTTAGCGTTAATGGCTTATAGTCCTTTAGCTGAGGGATTTTTGACTGGTAAATATGTTGACTTCGATAAGAAGACTTGGAAAGTTGAGACGTTAACTAGAGGTGCGATATTTGATGATATAAGAAATAGGTATTTTAATGAGAGGAACTTGAAGGTTCTTGTTGGTTTGTATGGTTTTGCTAGGGAGAGGGGTTTGTCTCTTTCTCAATTGGCTATTGCTTGGCTTTTAAGGAGGGGTGAGGAGTTGGGTGTTAATATTATTCCCATTGTTGGTGTTACTAGGATGGAGTATTTGGATGACGTTTTGGGCTCCTTAAACGTTAACTTATCCTCTGATGATATGAGGAGAATTGACGAAATACTAAACGGAAAAATATAG
- the bgaS gene encoding beta-galactosidase BgaS — MYSLPKSFRFGWSQAGFQSEMGTPGSEDPNSDWYAWVHDPENIAAGLVSGDLPENGPGYWGNYRAFHSNAEKMGLKIARIGVEWSRIFPKPLPKPEGFDDKKDDVNYVEINENVLKTMDNYANKDAVNHYREIFRDLKDRGIYFILNMYHWPLPLWLHDPIRVRRGDLSGPIGWLSTRTVYEFARFSAYIAWKFDDLVDEYSTMNEPNVVWGLGYVGVKSGFPPGHLSFQLSRKAMYNIIQAHARAYDAIKSVSKKPVGIIYANTSFQPLTESDKEAVELAEYENRWMFFDAIIRGEVIKNSEKIIREDLRNRLDWIGVNYYTRTVVKKTEKGYVSLGGYGHGCERNSVSLAGLPTSDFGWEFYPEGLYDVLTKYWNRYHLYMYVTENGIADDADYQRPYYLVSHIYQVYRALNSGVDVRGYLHWSLADNYEWASGFSMRFGLLKVDYTTKRLYWRPSAFIYREIAHNNGITDEIEHLNSVPPIKPLRH, encoded by the coding sequence ATGTATAGCTTACCTAAGAGTTTCAGATTCGGTTGGTCTCAAGCAGGATTTCAATCAGAAATGGGAACACCGGGATCAGAAGATCCTAATAGTGATTGGTATGCATGGGTACATGATCCAGAAAATATAGCTGCTGGATTAGTTAGTGGTGACTTACCAGAAAATGGTCCAGGATATTGGGGAAATTATAGGGCTTTTCACAGTAATGCAGAAAAAATGGGGTTAAAAATAGCTAGGATTGGGGTAGAATGGAGTAGAATATTTCCTAAACCTCTGCCTAAACCTGAGGGTTTTGATGACAAAAAAGATGATGTAAATTATGTTGAAATTAATGAAAATGTATTAAAAACAATGGATAATTACGCTAATAAAGACGCTGTAAATCATTATAGAGAAATATTTAGAGATCTAAAAGACAGAGGAATATATTTTATTCTAAATATGTACCACTGGCCATTACCCCTTTGGCTTCATGATCCAATTAGGGTGAGAAGAGGAGACCTGAGTGGTCCTATTGGATGGCTAAGTACTAGAACCGTTTACGAATTTGCGAGATTCTCAGCATATATAGCGTGGAAATTTGACGATCTTGTAGATGAGTATTCTACAATGAATGAGCCTAATGTAGTATGGGGATTAGGCTACGTTGGGGTTAAATCGGGATTTCCCCCTGGGCATTTAAGCTTTCAACTCTCAAGAAAGGCCATGTATAATATAATTCAAGCTCACGCTAGAGCTTACGATGCCATAAAATCAGTCTCTAAAAAACCCGTTGGAATAATTTACGCCAATACTTCTTTCCAACCATTAACTGAAAGCGATAAAGAGGCTGTTGAACTAGCTGAGTACGAAAATAGATGGATGTTCTTTGATGCTATAATAAGGGGAGAAGTGATTAAAAATAGTGAAAAAATAATCAGAGAGGATTTACGAAATAGGCTAGACTGGATTGGAGTGAATTATTACACAAGGACTGTAGTAAAGAAGACTGAGAAGGGTTACGTCAGTTTAGGAGGCTACGGACATGGATGTGAAAGAAACTCAGTAAGTCTAGCAGGTTTACCTACTAGTGATTTCGGTTGGGAATTCTATCCAGAAGGTTTATATGATGTGCTAACTAAATACTGGAATAGATATCATTTATATATGTACGTAACAGAAAACGGTATAGCAGATGACGCTGATTATCAAAGACCTTACTATTTAGTCTCTCATATATATCAAGTGTATAGGGCTTTAAATAGTGGAGTTGATGTTAGAGGATACTTACACTGGTCTTTAGCCGATAATTACGAATGGGCTTCTGGATTTTCCATGAGATTTGGCTTACTAAAAGTGGATTATACTACCAAAAGATTATACTGGAGACCTTCAGCCTTTATATATAGAGAAATAGCTCATAATAATGGAATAACAGACGAGATAGAACATTTAAATAGTGTACCTCCGATTAAACCTTTAAGACATTAA